The Globicephala melas chromosome 13, mGloMel1.2, whole genome shotgun sequence genome includes a region encoding these proteins:
- the SNAP29 gene encoding synaptosomal-associated protein 29 isoform X2 translates to MRCTMVGSEAGPPQASGGRSLRGAGYGRTGASVGSLRYCSCPVVRERPSPRPRPAPPACSRPSAGAMSAYPRSYNPFDDDAEDEGVRPAPWTDNRDLADWPGAPADRQQALRQEVLRRAEATAASTGRSLSLMYESERIGVASSEELVRQRGALERTEKMVDRMEQDLKTSQKHINSIKSVFGGLVNYFRTKPSETPPAQNGTLAPQPSSRLKEAISTSKDQEAQYQTSHPNLRKLNDSDSIPGGADSAVSSEAYPRNPHLRTCHQRIDSNLGRRGQ, encoded by the exons ATGCGGTGCACGATGGTCGGCTCCGAGGCAGGGCCTCCGCAAGCTTCTGGCGGAAGGAGTTTGCGCGGCGCCGGCTACGGGCGTACGGGAGCTTCTGTAGGTTCTCTGCGATACTGCAGCTGCCCCGTGGTCAGAGAGCGCCCCTCGCCTCGGCCGCGCCCGGCTCCTCCCGCCTGCTCCAGGCCGAGCGCTGGCGCCATGTCGGCCTATCCCCGAAGCTACAACCCGTTCGACGACGACGCGGAGGACGAGGGCGTCCGGCCGGCGCCGTGGACGGACAACCGCGACCTTGCGGACTGGCCCGGCGCTCCCGCCGACCGGCAGCAGGCCCTGCGGCAGGAGGTGTTGCGCCGGGCCGAGGCCACGGCCGCCAGCACCGGCAGGTCCCTGTCCCTGATGTACGAGTCCGAGAGGATCGGGGTCGCCTCCTCCGAG GAACTCGTGCGCCAGCGAGGGGCCTTGGAGCGcacagagaagatggtggacAGGATGGAGCAGGATCTGAAGACCAGCCAGAAGCACATCAACAGCATCAAGAGTGTGTTCGGAGGGCTCGTCAATTACTTCAGAACCAAACCCTCAGAGACCCCACCTGCGCAGAATGGCACCCTTGCCCCCCAGCCCAGCAGCAG ATTGAAAGAAGCCATAAGTACAAGTAAAGACCAGGAGGCACAGTACCAGACCAGCCACCCAAACCTCAGGAAGCTCAATGACTCAG ACTCCATCCCTGGAGGGGCCGATTCTGCCGTGAGCTCCGAGGCTTACCCAAGGAACCCGCACCTGCGCACCTGTCACCAGAGGATTGACAGCAACCTCG GAAGGAGGGGTCAGTGA
- the SNAP29 gene encoding synaptosomal-associated protein 29 isoform X1: MRCTMVGSEAGPPQASGGRSLRGAGYGRTGASVGSLRYCSCPVVRERPSPRPRPAPPACSRPSAGAMSAYPRSYNPFDDDAEDEGVRPAPWTDNRDLADWPGAPADRQQALRQEVLRRAEATAASTGRSLSLMYESERIGVASSEELVRQRGALERTEKMVDRMEQDLKTSQKHINSIKSVFGGLVNYFRTKPSETPPAQNGTLAPQPSSRLKEAISTSKDQEAQYQTSHPNLRKLNDSDSIPGGADSAVSSEAYPRNPHLRTCHQRIDSNLDELSVGLGRLKDIALGMQTEIEEQDDILDRLTTKVDKLDVNIKSTERKVRQL, translated from the exons ATGCGGTGCACGATGGTCGGCTCCGAGGCAGGGCCTCCGCAAGCTTCTGGCGGAAGGAGTTTGCGCGGCGCCGGCTACGGGCGTACGGGAGCTTCTGTAGGTTCTCTGCGATACTGCAGCTGCCCCGTGGTCAGAGAGCGCCCCTCGCCTCGGCCGCGCCCGGCTCCTCCCGCCTGCTCCAGGCCGAGCGCTGGCGCCATGTCGGCCTATCCCCGAAGCTACAACCCGTTCGACGACGACGCGGAGGACGAGGGCGTCCGGCCGGCGCCGTGGACGGACAACCGCGACCTTGCGGACTGGCCCGGCGCTCCCGCCGACCGGCAGCAGGCCCTGCGGCAGGAGGTGTTGCGCCGGGCCGAGGCCACGGCCGCCAGCACCGGCAGGTCCCTGTCCCTGATGTACGAGTCCGAGAGGATCGGGGTCGCCTCCTCCGAG GAACTCGTGCGCCAGCGAGGGGCCTTGGAGCGcacagagaagatggtggacAGGATGGAGCAGGATCTGAAGACCAGCCAGAAGCACATCAACAGCATCAAGAGTGTGTTCGGAGGGCTCGTCAATTACTTCAGAACCAAACCCTCAGAGACCCCACCTGCGCAGAATGGCACCCTTGCCCCCCAGCCCAGCAGCAG ATTGAAAGAAGCCATAAGTACAAGTAAAGACCAGGAGGCACAGTACCAGACCAGCCACCCAAACCTCAGGAAGCTCAATGACTCAG ACTCCATCCCTGGAGGGGCCGATTCTGCCGTGAGCTCCGAGGCTTACCCAAGGAACCCGCACCTGCGCACCTGTCACCAGAGGATTGACAGCAACCTCG ATGAACTGTCCGTGGGCCTGGGCCGGCTGAAGGACATCGCCCTGGGGATGCAGACAGAGATTGAGGAGCAGGACGACATTCTTGACCGCCTCACAACCAAAGTGGACAAGTTAGACGTCAACATCAAGAGTACAGAGAGGAAAGTTCGGCAGCTTTGA